In the genome of uncultured Sphaerochaeta sp., the window CACCACTGCCGGCATGCACCCTTTGGTGCCGTATATCCTTGGCAGTGACCACCCATCCGGCAAGCGCCTGACCGACTACCAGAAGTGTATCCGCACCGGAGACATTGAGGCGGTGGGCGATCCGCACCATCTCACCTTTTTTGAGATGCTCGGCAACTGGTCCTTGGGCGACTACTTCAAGAAAGAGGCGATCGCCTACAGCTTTGAATTCCTCACCGAAGTGCTCGGACTGGACATCAGCCAGCTTTCCGTGACGGTTTTTGCAGGTGACGACCTGGTACCGCGTGATGAGGAAGCAGCCTCGGCATGGGAGAGCTACGGCATCCCGCGCGAGCGCATCTATTTCCTCCCCCGTGAGGACAACTGGTGGGGCCCTGCCGGGGAGACCGGTCCCTGTGGTCCGGACAGTGAGATGTTCATCGATACCGGGCGCCCCTCCTGCGGTCCTGATTGCCGACCGGGATGCAAATGCGGCAAGTATTTTGAGATCTGGAACGATGTGTTCATGGGCTACAAGAAAAATGCCGATGGAACGTACTCGGAAATGGATCGCAAGTGTGTCGACACCGGCATGGGCATCGAACGCACCATCGCCATCTTGCAGGGCAAGAAGTCGGTGTACGAGACAGAGGTCTTCACCTCCATCATTGCCGGGATCGAACGCCTCTCCTCCAAAGAGTACGGCAAGGATGAGGAGATTGATATCTCCATCCGTATCCTCGCCGACCATGTACGGACCAGCGTGTTCATTCTGGGTGACCAGAGAGGCGTAGCTCCCTCCAATGTCGGACAGGGATACATCCTGCGCCGCCTGATCAGGCGTGCGGTTCGCCACGGTCATAAGCTTGGCATCGAGGGTTCGTTCCTGGGTGAGCTCGCCCTGGTGGTGCTCGACCTGTACGGGAAACCCTACCCGGAGCTTCTGGAAAACAAGGAGTTCATCCTCAAGGAGCTGGCCCAGGAAGAGGCGAAGTTCAGCGAAACCCTTGCAAAGGGTGAGCGTGAGTTCGAGAAGATGCTTCCCAACCTCCTGAAGGGCAACAGCAGGCAGATCAGCGGCAGGACCGCTTTCAAGCTGTATGATACCTATGGCTATCCCATCGAGTTGACCCGCGAGCTTGCCGGTGAGCATGGCTTTACCGTGGATGAGCAGGGATTCAAGGAAGCGTTTGAGAAGCACCAGGAGATCAGCCGCAGTGGGGCTGAGCAGCAGTTCAAGGGCGGCCTTGCCGATCACAGCGAGAAGACGACCGCACTGCATACCGCAACCCATATGCTGCACAAGGCGCTTCGCACCGTTCTGGGTGAGCATGTCGGCCAGAAGGGTTCGAACATCACGGTCGACCGCCTTCGCTTTGACTTCACCCACCCTTCGCCGATGAGCGCTGAGGAGATCCAGAAGGTTGAGGACATGGTCAACGAGCAGATTGCGCGCAATCTTGAGGTGACGTGCGAAACCATGACCCTTGAAGAGGCCAGGGAGCAGGGTGCGATAGCCTTCTTTGACAGCAAGTACGGAGAGCAGGTCAAGGTGTACTCGGTCGGCGACTACTCCAAGGAAGTCTGTGGGGGACCCCATGTGCAGAATACCTCTGAGATGGGTCATTTCAAGATTCTCAAGGAGCAATCCTCCTCTGCCGGGGTAAGGCGCATCAAGGCCATCCTGGAGAAATAAGGGCAACCTGCACTCTATACAGGCTGTTTCAGAGGCGATGCCTTGTGAAACAGCCTTTTTTATCTGGAGGGACAATGCAGAGGCACTGCACCTATTCGGTAAGCGAAGTGGCGGCCACGGTAGGGGTTCATCCCAATACCGTGCGTCTGTATGAAGAGCTGTCGTTCATCTCCAAGCCGAAACGGAAATCGAATGGGTATCGGGTGTATACCGACCTGCACGTGGGCCAACTGAAATTTGCACGCCTTGCCTTGCGGGCGGAGATACTGCAGCACGGGCTGAGGAAGCAGGCGCTTGCTTGCATCAAGTTATCCGCAACAAAACAGTTTGAAGAGGCAATTGAAGCAAGCCTACGCTATGAAAAGCTAATCGAGAGTGAATTGTCCCGCGCCCGTGCAGCCATCCCTGCTGTGCAATCCCTTCTGGAAAGGGATGGGAACCCTGATGATCGTGTACTTACCCGAAAAGCAACAGCCACGTACTTGGGAGTCACCATCGATACCCTCCGCAATTGGGAACTCAATGGCCTGCTCAAAGTCTAGAGAAAGAAGAATGGGTATCGCCTCTACGATGGGGAGGATCTCAAACGCCTGACCATCATCCGTACGCTTCGCAGTGCCAACTACTCCTTGATGGCAATCCTGAGGTTGCTCAACCACTTGGAAGCGCAGTCCTGCGATTCCCTTGAGGAGGTGCTCAACACTCCCTCAGGAGCAGAAGACATCATCTCTGTTTGCGACCGATTGCTGGTTTCCTTGGAGGCGACCAAGACGGATATCCAGCAGATGCGTTCCCTGCTCTCCGTTTTGCAAACTATTTCTGAACCCTCCACAGAAACACCAGAGTTGTGATGCCGAGTATGCTTGGTGCATATTCACGTTTGGAGGTCCTTTCATGCAAGGTTGGAAACTGAAAACCTTTGTGTTTCTGGTGAGCCAGGGAGTAACGCTTCTCGGCTCTTCGATTGTGCAATTTGCGTTGGTCTGGTACATAACCATGGAGAGTTCCTCAGGGTTTTGGGTTGCCTCTCTCAGCCTGTGTGCCTTTCTTCCCCAGTTCGCCATATCCTTGTTTTCGGGAGTATGGGCGGATCGGTACAACCGCAAGCTCCTGATCATCGCAAGCGATGCTTTCATTGCAGCGGCAACGCTGGGTCTTGCCTTGCTGCTGCCGCTTCTGAAAACCAATGCTTCCATCTTTCCTGCTTTGTTGCTTGTCTCTGTGATTCGCTCATTCGGCACCGGGGTGCAAGTGCCTGCTGTCTCTGCCATGATACCGCAGCTGGTCGATGCATCCCATCTGATGCGATTCAATGCCTTGAATGCAACGCTCCAGTCAGCGGTCCAGTTTGCATCCCCCTTCATCGCAGGCTTCTTTCTCTCCTTCCTCTCCCTCAGAAGCACCTTGTTTCTGGATGTAGGGACTGCAGTGGTGGGGATCAGCTTGCTTGCCATCTTGGCAGTCCCCAAGCTGTCCTCGATGCAAGCAGAGGAACAATCTTCCCTGCTGCGTGATATTGCCGAGGGCTTGGTCTATGCACGCAAGCAAAGGTGGGTGGCCCGAATGCTCTCATCCTATGCTCTTTTCATATTCCTGACCGTTCCGGCAGGCTTTCTTGCCACGTTGTTTGTGACTCGCACGTACCAGCAGAGTTATCTG includes:
- a CDS encoding MerR family DNA-binding transcriptional regulator translates to MQRHCTYSVSEVAATVGVHPNTVRLYEELSFISKPKRKSNGYRVYTDLHVGQLKFARLALRAEILQHGLRKQALACIKLSATKQFEEAIEASLRYEKLIESELSRARAAIPAVQSLLERDGNPDDRVLTRKATATYLGVTIDTLRNWELNGLLKV
- a CDS encoding MFS transporter yields the protein MQGWKLKTFVFLVSQGVTLLGSSIVQFALVWYITMESSSGFWVASLSLCAFLPQFAISLFSGVWADRYNRKLLIIASDAFIAAATLGLALLLPLLKTNASIFPALLLVSVIRSFGTGVQVPAVSAMIPQLVDASHLMRFNALNATLQSAVQFASPFIAGFFLSFLSLRSTLFLDVGTAVVGISLLAILAVPKLSSMQAEEQSSLLRDIAEGLVYARKQRWVARMLSSYALFIFLTVPAGFLATLFVTRTYQQSYLYMTMVEVVGFLGMSLGGLLMSLKTMGKNGVKTLLAGMTAFGLLAIGMGVIDSFVVYLSLMLLYGIALTMVQTSTITLLQQHTPAEVQGRVFGFLQMMFSGALPLGMLTFGPLADRMSMRLLMASSGVLLLVLALVLRFDRVFTQPQEATPRPPHQP
- a CDS encoding alanine--tRNA ligase, with translation MKKQLTANELRQKFIDFFVSKDHVQISGASLIPENDPTVLFTTAGMHPLVPYILGSDHPSGKRLTDYQKCIRTGDIEAVGDPHHLTFFEMLGNWSLGDYFKKEAIAYSFEFLTEVLGLDISQLSVTVFAGDDLVPRDEEAASAWESYGIPRERIYFLPREDNWWGPAGETGPCGPDSEMFIDTGRPSCGPDCRPGCKCGKYFEIWNDVFMGYKKNADGTYSEMDRKCVDTGMGIERTIAILQGKKSVYETEVFTSIIAGIERLSSKEYGKDEEIDISIRILADHVRTSVFILGDQRGVAPSNVGQGYILRRLIRRAVRHGHKLGIEGSFLGELALVVLDLYGKPYPELLENKEFILKELAQEEAKFSETLAKGEREFEKMLPNLLKGNSRQISGRTAFKLYDTYGYPIELTRELAGEHGFTVDEQGFKEAFEKHQEISRSGAEQQFKGGLADHSEKTTALHTATHMLHKALRTVLGEHVGQKGSNITVDRLRFDFTHPSPMSAEEIQKVEDMVNEQIARNLEVTCETMTLEEAREQGAIAFFDSKYGEQVKVYSVGDYSKEVCGGPHVQNTSEMGHFKILKEQSSSAGVRRIKAILEK